In a single window of the Carnobacterium gallinarum DSM 4847 genome:
- a CDS encoding helix-turn-helix domain-containing protein, giving the protein MTIGERITELRESKNMTQKELADKIKLNKSVMNRIESGERAIRENELSSIADALEISTDYLLDREPQIKHYTLIDTDETSIAERLQVMIEDLENSAYCSKENGEMEDNIRELLIMSLENSLRIAKQEVKKNFTPKKIAKLSN; this is encoded by the coding sequence TTGACTATAGGAGAACGAATCACTGAACTTAGAGAAAGTAAAAATATGACTCAAAAAGAACTTGCTGATAAAATAAAACTAAACAAAAGCGTTATGAATAGAATTGAATCCGGTGAAAGAGCTATACGTGAAAATGAATTATCCTCTATTGCAGATGCGCTTGAAATAAGTACAGATTATCTTTTAGATAGAGAACCGCAAATAAAACACTATACACTGATAGATACAGATGAAACAAGCATTGCAGAACGATTGCAAGTTATGATAGAAGATCTAGAAAATAGTGCTTATTGTTCAAAAGAAAATGGAGAAATGGAGGACAATATTAGAGAACTATTAATTATGTCTCTTGAAAATTCATTAAGAATCGCCAAACAAGAAGTCAAAAAGAACTTTACTCCTAAAAAAATAGCAAAATTAAGCAACTAA
- a CDS encoding glycoside hydrolase family 18 has product MKKFGFLVSIILMTLAVGAFGENAQAEETTNKPITMAYYRTWRDVTMPHDANSNLPDNNVIAMTDLPDGLDIVSLFHYVKPGTNESKFWQTVKDVYVPTLHQRGTKVIKTVDISEIYNVPSVGSMPSQVEYDLYAQALIDKHLTPYNLDGLDIDMESYLSAAQEEKATNMFKYLNQKLKQDESKLLIYDTNKDNHTLFTKIANYVDYLFIQAYGRSPQSLDKTWSTYKNVIPSTKFVPGITFPEEQDQNRWYDAYEPFATSNAYLYAKWQPKDGPKGGMFIYAVDRDGKKYGDDSITKTDFSWTNRIIDNVKN; this is encoded by the coding sequence GTGAAAAAATTTGGTTTTTTAGTAAGTATTATTTTGATGACTTTGGCAGTAGGTGCTTTCGGAGAGAATGCACAGGCAGAAGAAACAACCAATAAGCCGATTACGATGGCCTATTATCGAACATGGCGCGATGTCACAATGCCACATGATGCAAATTCTAATTTACCAGATAATAACGTAATCGCGATGACGGATTTACCAGATGGATTAGACATTGTATCGTTATTTCATTATGTAAAACCTGGAACAAATGAATCAAAATTTTGGCAAACAGTTAAAGATGTTTATGTTCCAACGCTTCATCAACGAGGTACAAAAGTAATTAAAACAGTCGACATTTCAGAAATTTATAATGTACCTAGCGTTGGCAGTATGCCTTCACAAGTGGAATACGATTTATATGCTCAAGCATTAATTGATAAACATTTGACCCCATATAACTTAGATGGCTTAGATATTGATATGGAATCGTATCTTTCAGCAGCTCAAGAAGAAAAGGCGACGAATATGTTTAAATATTTGAATCAAAAACTTAAACAAGATGAGTCTAAATTATTAATTTATGATACAAATAAAGACAACCATACATTATTTACTAAAATTGCGAACTATGTTGATTATTTATTTATTCAAGCATACGGAAGAAGCCCTCAAAGCTTAGACAAAACATGGAGCACATATAAAAATGTCATTCCATCAACTAAATTTGTTCCAGGAATTACATTCCCAGAGGAACAAGATCAAAATCGTTGGTATGATGCTTATGAACCATTTGCAACCAGCAATGCGTATTTATATGCAAAATGGCAACCTAAAGACGGACCAAAAGGTGGAATGTTTATTTACGCAGTTGATCGTGATGGGAAAAAGTATGGAGATGACTCCATTACAAAAACTGATTTTTCTTGGACAAACCGTATTATTGATAATGTAAAAAATTAA
- a CDS encoding DUF3969 family protein yields the protein MVINLENKNITEIYLSVMSIGILKCIEDGVLDYDDAMSLLYQPFNIDKLEDKYPELGEAIHLGTELEDVASIVPEQLEKSIKEIENLNRKLIEKNRKKFKKDNGENSPIYKMDERY from the coding sequence ATGGTAATAAATTTAGAAAATAAAAATATAACTGAGATATATTTATCTGTTATGTCTATTGGAATATTAAAATGTATAGAAGATGGAGTACTTGATTACGATGATGCAATGTCGCTTTTATATCAGCCGTTTAATATAGATAAACTAGAAGATAAGTACCCAGAATTAGGTGAAGCAATTCATTTAGGAACAGAGTTAGAAGATGTTGCGAGCATAGTTCCTGAACAATTAGAAAAATCTATCAAAGAAATAGAAAACTTGAACAGAAAATTAATAGAAAAAAATAGAAAAAAATTTAAAAAAGACAATGGGGAAAACTCACCAATTTATAAAATGGATGAGAGATATTAA
- a CDS encoding type I restriction endonuclease yields the protein MDISKFKEDLKILSTRVTNLKGNIGTEEATKTSLIMPFFQLLGYDVFNPTEFVPEFTADVGIKKGEKVDYAVVLETIPVILVEAKSITEKLTKHDSQLFRYFGTTTSRFGILTNGDEYKFFTDLDEPNKMDSTPFLTINLTDLKENQIPEIAKFHKDNFNIETITSSASELKYLNNLKSFLNEQLDSPSDEFIKYFVSEIFDGLKTKATLDKFTPIIKKGFNQFITEKVNAKLSAALNTSTSIQEDPSETKEEIEDDGIITTAEEIEAYTIVKLMLKDTVTLERVTYRDNRSYFNILLDDSIRKWIVRVYVYSTTTRIKIVLNDSNKSTYDLEGPLEISSHEKELIAIVNSFINKNESN from the coding sequence ATGGATATTTCAAAATTCAAAGAAGATTTAAAGATTTTAAGCACTAGAGTCACTAATTTAAAAGGTAACATTGGAACTGAAGAAGCAACTAAAACATCTTTAATAATGCCCTTTTTCCAGCTATTAGGATATGATGTATTTAATCCAACTGAATTTGTTCCAGAATTCACTGCTGATGTAGGTATAAAAAAAGGTGAAAAGGTAGATTATGCAGTTGTTCTTGAAACTATTCCAGTAATTTTAGTAGAAGCTAAATCTATTACTGAAAAACTGACAAAACATGATTCCCAACTATTTCGATATTTTGGCACAACAACTTCCAGATTTGGAATTTTAACAAATGGAGATGAATATAAATTTTTTACTGATCTTGATGAACCAAATAAAATGGATTCCACTCCTTTTTTAACAATTAATTTAACAGACTTAAAAGAAAATCAAATACCTGAAATTGCGAAGTTTCATAAAGACAATTTTAATATTGAAACAATTACTAGTAGTGCTTCTGAGCTGAAGTATTTGAACAATTTAAAATCTTTTTTAAATGAACAACTTGATTCTCCATCAGATGAATTTATTAAATATTTTGTTAGTGAAATATTTGACGGACTTAAAACTAAAGCAACTCTAGATAAGTTTACTCCTATTATAAAAAAAGGATTTAATCAATTTATTACTGAAAAAGTAAATGCTAAATTAAGTGCTGCATTAAATACCTCTACTTCTATTCAAGAAGATCCTTCTGAAACGAAAGAAGAAATTGAAGATGATGGAATTATTACTACTGCTGAAGAAATTGAAGCTTACACTATTGTTAAGCTTATGTTAAAAGACACAGTTACTTTAGAAAGAGTGACTTACCGAGACAACAGGAGTTACTTTAATATTTTATTAGATGATAGTATAAGAAAATGGATAGTTCGTGTATATGTTTACTCTACTACCACTAGAATTAAAATTGTTCTAAATGATTCAAACAAATCCACTTATGATTTAGAAGGTCCATTAGAAATTTCTTCCCACGAAAAAGAATTAATTGCTATTGTCAATAGTTTTATAAATAAAAATGAATCAAACTAA
- a CDS encoding DoxX family protein: protein MLEDKNKASIGLLAIRIMLGITMALHGIQKVTNLSETTEFFVGLGLPSIMPILIALIEIGGGIFMVIGLLVPLVSLGFVAILGTAIFMLKSGSGFVNGFELELILIVLSIVCGYVHFNKKLIQFMPLS from the coding sequence ATGTTAGAAGACAAAAACAAAGCAAGTATTGGTTTATTAGCCATACGAATCATGTTAGGAATTACAATGGCGTTGCATGGCATTCAAAAAGTAACAAATTTATCAGAAACAACGGAATTCTTTGTTGGATTAGGTTTGCCAAGTATCATGCCAATTTTGATTGCTTTGATTGAAATCGGTGGTGGAATCTTTATGGTTATTGGATTATTAGTTCCTTTAGTTAGTCTAGGTTTTGTTGCAATTTTAGGTACAGCCATCTTTATGTTGAAGTCAGGTAGTGGTTTTGTAAATGGTTTTGAATTAGAATTGATTCTGATTGTACTAAGTATTGTATGTGGATATGTTCATTTCAATAAAAAATTAATCCAATTTATGCCACTTAGCTAA